The proteins below are encoded in one region of Rhizobium sp. 9140:
- a CDS encoding glutathione S-transferase family protein, with product MPTLYHHPMSTASRFVRLILSEYGYQTDLTEEQPWEKRRDFLALNPAATLPVYVDDSMRALCGAAVISEYLDETNGVLKRERRLLAEDPFQRAEIRRLTEWFLLKMEADVTRPLVRERIFKLQMTAEQGGGAPDSKMLRLSRANIRQHMKYLSWLAGSRTYLAGDRLSYADLAAAAALSVLDYMGEIDWTEAPAAKDWYQRLKSRPSFRPLLAERVRGLTPVSHYADLDF from the coding sequence ATGCCCACACTCTATCACCACCCCATGTCCACAGCGTCCCGTTTCGTCCGGCTCATCCTGTCGGAATACGGCTACCAGACGGATCTGACGGAAGAGCAGCCCTGGGAAAAGCGGCGCGATTTTCTGGCGCTCAATCCGGCTGCGACGCTGCCCGTCTATGTCGATGACAGCATGCGGGCTCTGTGCGGCGCCGCCGTCATCTCCGAATATCTCGACGAGACCAATGGTGTCCTGAAACGCGAGCGCCGGCTTCTGGCGGAAGACCCGTTCCAGCGCGCGGAAATCCGCCGGCTGACCGAATGGTTTCTCCTGAAGATGGAAGCGGACGTGACACGCCCGCTGGTGCGCGAGCGGATCTTCAAGCTGCAGATGACGGCCGAGCAGGGCGGCGGCGCGCCGGACTCGAAGATGCTGCGCCTGTCGCGCGCCAATATCCGCCAGCATATGAAGTACCTGTCCTGGCTTGCAGGGTCGCGCACCTATCTGGCGGGCGACCGCCTGTCCTATGCCGACCTCGCTGCCGCTGCCGCCCTCTCCGTGCTCGACTATATGGGTGAGATCGACTGGACGGAGGCGCCGGCCGCCAAGGACTGGTACCAGCGCCTGAAGTCGCGCCCCTCCTTTCGCCCGCTGTTGGCCGAGCGTGTGCGCGGTCTGACCCCAGTATCGCATTATGCGGACCTCGACTTCTGA
- a CDS encoding undecaprenyl-diphosphate phosphatase, protein MPEHSIFSALILGLIEGLTEFIPVSSTAHILLAGHFLGFESKGKTFEIIIQFGAILAILTVYFQRLWSILIALPSDPRARRFVLLILLAFLPAAVIGFLAHDFIKNVLFETPKLICIMLIVGGIILYAIDRMPMEPRYRDMMDYTPALALKIGLFQCLAMIPGTSRSGATIAGSLLMGTDKRSAAEFSFFLAIPTMLGATVLDLYKNRDVLDFNDASLIAVGFIAAFVSALLVVRSLLAFVSSRGFTPFAIWRIVVGTAGLIGLTVFG, encoded by the coding sequence ATGCCCGAACATTCGATCTTCAGTGCGCTCATTCTGGGCCTTATCGAAGGCCTGACCGAGTTCATTCCCGTGTCCTCCACGGCGCATATCCTGCTGGCAGGCCATTTTCTGGGCTTTGAGTCGAAGGGAAAAACCTTCGAGATCATCATCCAGTTCGGCGCGATCCTTGCCATCCTCACTGTCTATTTCCAGCGGCTCTGGTCGATCCTGATCGCGCTGCCGAGCGACCCCAGGGCGCGACGCTTCGTGCTTCTCATCCTGCTCGCCTTCTTGCCGGCGGCGGTTATCGGTTTCCTCGCCCATGACTTCATCAAGAACGTACTATTCGAGACGCCGAAACTGATCTGCATCATGCTGATCGTCGGCGGCATCATCCTCTACGCCATCGACCGCATGCCGATGGAGCCGCGCTACCGCGACATGATGGACTACACGCCGGCGCTGGCCCTGAAGATCGGTCTCTTCCAGTGCCTCGCCATGATCCCCGGCACGTCCCGCTCCGGCGCGACCATTGCCGGCTCGCTCCTGATGGGCACGGACAAGCGCTCGGCAGCCGAGTTCTCCTTCTTCCTCGCCATCCCCACCATGCTGGGTGCGACGGTTCTCGATCTCTACAAGAATCGTGATGTGCTGGATTTCAACGATGCCTCGCTGATCGCGGTCGGCTTCATCGCCGCCTTCGTCTCCGCGCTGCTCGTGGTACGCTCGCTGCTCGCCTTCGTGTCCAGCCGCGGCTTTACCCCTTTCGCCATCTGGCGCATCGTCGTCGGCACGGCCGGCCTTATCGGCCTCACCGTTTTCGGCTGA